The proteins below are encoded in one region of Saccopteryx leptura isolate mSacLep1 chromosome 1, mSacLep1_pri_phased_curated, whole genome shotgun sequence:
- the LOC136387723 gene encoding saoe class I histocompatibility antigen, A alpha chain-like, with amino-acid sequence MGSPTFFLLLSGALVLTRTWAGPHSMRYFETTVSRPGRGEPHYFAVGYVDDTQFVWFDSDAASPREEPRAPWMEQPWVEQELPHYWDRNTRIYKDNAQYCRNFLNTVRGYYNQSGDGSHTLQRLTGCAMGPDGRLLRGYTQYGYDGTDYIALNEDLRSWTAADAAAQITRREWEESGEAEYWRSYLEGECLQCLQTYLEKGKETLQRADPPKAHITHHLISDHEVTLRCWALGFYPAEITLTWQRDGQDLTQDMELVETRPAGDGSFQKWAAVAVPPGEEQSYTCHVQHEGLPEPLTLRWEPPQATIPTVVTVAVLVLLGVVVTGAVVGTVMWRRRRSGSDNAQGSDVSLRASKA; translated from the exons ATGGGGTCCCCAACCTTCTTCCTGCTGCTCTCGGGGGCCCTGGTTCTGACCCGGACCTGGGCGG gtCCCCACTCCATGAGATATTTCGAGACCACCGTGTCCCGGCCCGGCCGCGGGGAGCCTCATTACTTCGCCGTCGGCTACGTGGACGACACGCAGTTCGTGTGGTTCGACAGCGACGCCGCGAGCCCGAGGGAGGAGCCGCGGGCGCCGTGGATGGAGCAGCCGTGGGTGGAGCAGGAGCTCCCGCACTATTGGGACCGGAACACGCGGATCTACAAGGACAACGCACAATATTGCCGAAACTTCCTGAACACCGTGCGCGGCTACTACAACCAGAGCGGGGACG GGTCTCACACCCTCCAGAGGTTGACCGGCTGTGCGATGGGGCCGGACGGGCGCCTCCTCCGCGGGTACACTCAGTACGGCTACGACGGTACCGACTACATCGCCCTGAACGAGGACCTGCGCTCCTGGACCGCGGCGGATGCTGCGGCTCAGATCACCCGGCGGGAGTGGGAGGAGTCCGGTGAGGCTGAGTACTGGAGGAGCTACCTGGAGGGGGAGTGCTTGCAGTGTCTCCAAACTTActtggaaaaggggaaggagacgctgcagcgcgcag aCCCCCCAAAAGCACACATTACCCACCACCTTATCTCTGACCATGAGGtcaccctgaggtgctgggccctgggcttctaCCCTGCGGAGATCACCCTGACCTGGCAGCGTGACGGGCAGGACCTGACCCAGGACATGGAGCTTGTGGAGACCAGGCCTGCGGGGGACGGGAGCTTCCAGAAGTGGGCAGCGGTGGCGGtgccccctggagaggagcagagctacacgtgccatgtgcagcacgaggggctgcctgagcccctgaccctgagatggg agcctcctcaggCCACCATCCCCACTGTGGTCACCGTTGCTGTCCTGGTCCTCCTTGGAGTTGTGGTCACTGGAGCTGTGGTGGGaactgtgatgtggaggaggaggcgctCAG GCAGTGACAACGCTCAGGGCTCTGATGTGTCTCTCAGGGCTTCTAAAG